A section of the Campylobacter lanienae NCTC 13004 genome encodes:
- a CDS encoding bifunctional 3,4-dihydroxy-2-butanone 4-phosphate synthase/GTP cyclohydrolase II, protein MSFNRVLQAIEDIKSGKMIVMVDDEDRENEGDIVFSAAFSDVQKVNFMITHARGVVCTPLSKELADKFELYPMVGANTSSHETAFTISIDAKKATTGVSAYERDMTIKMLVDGSTKASDFVRPGHIFPLIAKSGGVLERTGHTEGSIDLCKLAGLAPVSVICEIVNDDGTMARRDDLEKFCDKFGLNMVSIAEIIEYRLHHEKLISVSNLGRSQIAGKNADKYSITDHLGNTHYAFIFNKIEPITNVKFHKIKDDIELLNSHKFDEFVSHIELLDQKGGILIFLAGKEDDSNLIKNYGIGAQILKYFGASDIKILSSSEFKEFVAIKGFGLNIINQKS, encoded by the coding sequence ATGTCATTTAATAGAGTTTTACAAGCCATAGAAGATATAAAAAGTGGCAAAATGATAGTTATGGTAGATGATGAAGATAGAGAAAACGAAGGTGATATCGTCTTTTCAGCAGCATTTAGTGATGTCCAAAAGGTAAATTTCATGATTACTCACGCTAGAGGCGTTGTATGTACGCCACTTAGCAAAGAATTAGCTGATAAATTCGAATTATATCCGATGGTTGGGGCCAATACTAGCTCTCATGAGACAGCATTTACAATAAGCATTGACGCTAAAAAAGCCACAACTGGAGTTAGCGCATATGAAAGAGATATGACAATCAAAATGCTAGTTGATGGCTCTACAAAGGCTAGTGATTTTGTAAGGCCTGGGCATATATTTCCCCTCATTGCCAAAAGTGGCGGTGTGCTAGAGAGAACTGGGCATACTGAAGGAAGCATAGATTTATGCAAGTTAGCTGGATTAGCCCCTGTGTCTGTGATTTGCGAAATAGTAAATGATGATGGGACAATGGCTAGGCGTGATGATTTGGAGAAATTTTGCGATAAATTTGGATTAAATATGGTTAGTATCGCCGAAATAATTGAGTATAGATTACACCACGAAAAATTAATTAGCGTTAGTAATCTTGGTAGATCACAAATCGCTGGTAAAAATGCCGACAAATACAGCATTACAGATCACTTAGGCAATACTCATTATGCGTTTATTTTTAACAAAATAGAGCCAATAACAAATGTGAAATTTCACAAGATAAAAGATGATATTGAGCTATTAAATTCTCATAAATTTGATGAGTTTGTCTCTCATATTGAATTGCTCGATCAAAAAGGCGGAATATTGATATTCTTAGCCGGTAAAGAAGATGATAGCAATCTAATCAAAAATTATGGCATAGGCGCACAAATCTTAAAATACTTCGGCGCTAGCGATATCAAAATCCTAAGCTCAAGCGAATTTAAAGAATTTGTAGCTATTAAAGGCTTTGGGCTTAATATTATCAATCAAAAGAGCTAA
- a CDS encoding pseudouridine synthase family protein yields MMEKAYKLLAIQEGISNNEAKELIDAGLVSVGGQRVVLARGLLKESAKFKITKLSKPTKIFEDENIIAINKPPFITSEKIAEIFKFPLLNRLDKETSGVIMLYKNEDFQKRAIREFSQNRVRKTYLAIIKGIVCENLSIDQPLSTIRTKSGAYTKIDLKNGKQAITHITPIAVEGKKSLLKVDIETGRTHQIRAHLASSGFGIIGDEKYAKSSAKRLYLHSLKSVIFDYEFFAEPDSGFFDQGFEQIDKGFLRNI; encoded by the coding sequence ATGATGGAAAAGGCTTATAAACTTTTGGCTATACAAGAGGGAATTTCAAACAATGAAGCCAAAGAGCTAATCGATGCTGGACTAGTAAGTGTAGGTGGGCAAAGGGTAGTGCTAGCTAGGGGGCTATTAAAAGAGAGTGCGAAATTTAAAATCACAAAATTATCAAAGCCAACTAAAATTTTTGAAGATGAAAATATAATCGCAATCAACAAACCGCCTTTTATCACGAGTGAAAAGATCGCCGAGATATTTAAGTTTCCACTACTAAATCGTTTGGATAAAGAGACTAGCGGTGTAATAATGCTATATAAAAACGAAGATTTTCAAAAAAGAGCCATTAGAGAGTTTTCGCAAAATAGGGTGAGAAAAACCTATTTGGCTATAATTAAAGGTATAGTGTGTGAAAATTTGAGTATCGATCAACCACTAAGCACTATAAGAACAAAATCTGGAGCCTATACAAAGATAGATTTAAAAAACGGCAAACAAGCTATAACCCACATCACTCCAATAGCAGTCGAGGGCAAAAAATCTCTTTTAAAGGTGGATATAGAAACTGGCAGGACTCATCAGATTAGAGCCCATTTAGCTAGCAGTGGCTTTGGGATTATCGGTGATGAAAAATATGCTAAGAGTAGTGCTAAAAGGCTATATTTACATAGTTTGAAAAGTGTGATTTTTGATTATGAGTTTTTTGCTGAGCCTGATAGTGGATTTTTTGATCAAGGATTTGAGCAGATTGATAAGGGATTTTTAAGAAATATATGA
- the waaA gene encoding lipid IV(A) 3-deoxy-D-manno-octulosonic acid transferase: MIYTLFTALLLLILSPFLWLLSFKQKFVRSIKARFFLFKNPKPKFAKYHFHLCSFGEACAIEPLVEKLGDCRVSVITQTGFDRASRYADCRFLPFECFLPFWWVKADVLIVFEAELWLNLFKVAKLNKSKTILLNARISDKSYKNYLRFKFYYKYLFKYVDLVLAQSDIDKDRLSRLGAKNIKVVGNIKSANLVKPSKRYVKPDKRVIIIASSHENEEINLLKNLNLSLNDQLFIAPRHPERFDSVYKIIKDSIKSDMSFEKFSDNMGLRSQIILVDTLGELVNLYQIADIVVLCGSFEKGIGGHNPIEAAQFGCKILSGEYIHNQKDLYRAVSGIEFCSYDNVWDKLNSNLQNTKITNICDLNEIIKEIKG; this comes from the coding sequence GTGATATATACTCTATTTACGGCACTTTTGCTTCTAATTTTATCGCCGTTTTTGTGGTTATTGAGTTTTAAGCAAAAGTTTGTCCGTAGTATAAAGGCGAGATTTTTCTTATTTAAAAATCCAAAACCTAAATTTGCTAAATATCACTTTCATCTCTGTAGCTTTGGCGAGGCTTGCGCCATTGAGCCTTTGGTTGAGAAGTTAGGAGATTGTAGGGTTAGTGTGATTACTCAAACTGGCTTTGATCGTGCGAGCAGATATGCTGATTGTAGGTTTTTGCCTTTTGAGTGCTTTTTGCCTTTTTGGTGGGTGAAGGCTGATGTTTTGATAGTTTTTGAAGCTGAATTGTGGCTAAATTTGTTTAAAGTCGCTAAGCTAAATAAGAGCAAAACTATACTTCTAAATGCTAGAATTAGCGATAAAAGTTATAAAAATTATTTAAGATTTAAATTTTATTACAAATATCTTTTTAAATATGTGGATTTGGTGTTGGCTCAAAGCGATATAGACAAAGATCGCCTATCTAGGCTTGGTGCGAAAAATATCAAGGTTGTAGGTAATATCAAATCGGCCAACTTGGTAAAACCATCTAAACGCTATGTAAAGCCAGATAAAAGAGTTATAATCATAGCTAGTTCGCACGAAAATGAAGAGATAAATCTGCTTAAAAATTTAAATTTATCCCTCAATGATCAACTTTTTATAGCTCCAAGGCATCCTGAGAGATTTGATAGTGTCTATAAAATTATAAAAGATAGTATCAAAAGCGATATGAGCTTTGAAAAATTTAGCGATAATATGGGGTTAAGATCACAAATTATCCTTGTAGATACTCTTGGAGAGTTGGTTAATTTATATCAAATTGCTGATATTGTCGTGCTTTGCGGTAGCTTTGAAAAGGGGATTGGCGGGCATAATCCTATAGAGGCGGCTCAGTTTGGGTGTAAAATTCTAAGCGGAGAGTATATCCATAATCAAAAAGATCTATATAGAGCTGTAAGTGGGATAGAGTTTTGCTCATACGATAATGTCTGGGATAAGTTAAATTCAAATTTACAAAATACAAAAATCACAAATATATGTGATTTAAATGAGATTATAAAAGAGATAAAGGGATAA
- a CDS encoding zinc ribbon domain-containing protein yields the protein MNKYLQQLVNLSQIDQKIDNYAPQIESINRNLQLKKDEIAAIDENIEKVNNEISELKTQISNTNSHINEFNTKIKDISKKTSAVKSEKEIKALNLEEDLAKDQLEAANEEINRLERIIDSKNLLKSELELKKTQAQSDLEGLNSEVADQLKNIEDERSKIYAQKEKLLADMNQKILTFYEKIRKWARNTAVVPVRKQACYGCFMRINDKTYAHIIKSDDITTCPHCGRILYKETIEE from the coding sequence ATGAATAAGTATCTACAACAACTTGTAAATTTATCGCAAATAGATCAAAAAATTGATAACTATGCGCCACAAATTGAGAGTATAAATAGAAATTTACAACTCAAAAAAGACGAAATAGCAGCTATAGATGAAAATATAGAGAAAGTTAATAACGAAATATCAGAGTTAAAAACTCAAATCTCTAATACTAATTCCCATATAAATGAATTTAACACCAAGATTAAAGATATTAGCAAAAAAACTTCAGCAGTAAAAAGTGAAAAAGAGATAAAAGCGCTGAATTTAGAAGAGGATTTAGCCAAAGATCAGCTTGAAGCAGCAAATGAAGAGATAAATAGACTTGAGAGAATTATTGATAGCAAAAATCTATTAAAATCTGAGCTTGAGCTGAAAAAAACTCAAGCTCAAAGCGATCTTGAAGGCCTAAATAGCGAAGTTGCGGATCAATTAAAAAATATTGAAGATGAAAGAAGTAAAATTTATGCTCAAAAAGAGAAATTGCTAGCTGATATGAATCAAAAAATATTAACATTTTATGAAAAAATTCGCAAATGGGCTAGAAATACAGCCGTTGTGCCAGTAAGAAAACAGGCTTGTTATGGCTGTTTTATGAGAATAAATGATAAAACCTACGCTCATATAATTAAAAGCGACGATATCACTACATGTCCGCATTGTGGAAGAATTCTCTATAAAGAGACAATAGAGGAGTGA
- a CDS encoding Nif3-like dinuclear metal center hexameric protein, translating into MKISEIYAILDSIAPFELQESWDNSGLIIGSMSDEFDDIVLSLDLDSHIVAKAEPKTLFITHHPLIFKGLKRIDSGKYPSNLIKEMIKKDISLISMHTNYDKVVLNKFVLGEILGYKNYKQYGDFILKFEVNQDFEEFVAKVKSKLGLNTLRVVKRCDFIKTAALCTGSGSELIGSFDTDCFLSGDFKYHTALESYENSLSLIDINHFESERYFGESLAFNLQKFNLFAKITNSINPFEYR; encoded by the coding sequence GTGAAAATATCTGAAATTTACGCTATTTTAGATAGCATAGCACCCTTTGAACTGCAAGAGAGTTGGGATAATTCTGGATTGATAATAGGTAGTATGAGTGATGAATTTGATGATATTGTGCTTAGCTTGGATTTGGATAGTCATATCGTAGCTAAGGCAGAGCCTAAAACTCTTTTTATCACACATCATCCGCTGATTTTTAAAGGTTTAAAGAGAATTGATAGCGGTAAATATCCATCAAATTTAATTAAAGAGATGATTAAAAAGGATATTAGCTTAATCTCTATGCATACTAATTATGATAAGGTGGTTTTAAATAAATTTGTTTTGGGTGAAATTTTAGGATATAAAAACTATAAGCAATATGGTGATTTTATCTTAAAATTTGAAGTAAATCAGGATTTTGAAGAGTTTGTAGCTAAGGTTAAATCTAAATTAGGATTAAACACTTTGAGAGTTGTAAAGCGTTGTGATTTTATCAAAACCGCAGCGCTTTGTACTGGAAGTGGAAGTGAGTTGATTGGTAGTTTTGATACAGATTGCTTCTTAAGTGGAGACTTTAAGTATCATACGGCGCTTGAATCTTATGAAAATTCGCTTAGTTTAATTGATATTAATCACTTTGAAAGTGAGCGATATTTTGGGGAGTCGTTGGCATTTAACTTGCAAAAATTTAATCTTTTTGCTAAAATCACGAATTCAATAAATCCATTTGAATACAGATAA
- the glyQ gene encoding glycine--tRNA ligase subunit alpha — protein sequence MTFSQIILTLQQYWNEQGCIIVQPYDMPAGAGTYHQATFLRSLGDKPWNVAYVAPSRRPTDGRYGENPNRLGSYYQFQVIMKPSPKNIQELYLKSLERLGLDLKKHDIRFVEDNWESPTLGAWGLGWEVWLDGMEVTQFTYFQQVGGIPCELISAEVTYGIERLAMYLQDKDSVYDIIWDEHNGNVITYGDVHKQGEFEFSKYNFEIADTTKLFEWFESYSSECKAILEHGLALPAYDYCMLAAHTFNVLDARGAISVTQRQDYILKIRELAKGCALAYKESLK from the coding sequence ATGACATTTAGCCAGATAATCTTAACCTTACAGCAGTATTGGAATGAGCAAGGCTGTATTATCGTCCAACCTTATGATATGCCAGCTGGTGCTGGGACTTATCATCAAGCTACATTTTTACGCTCTTTAGGTGATAAGCCGTGGAATGTAGCCTATGTGGCGCCATCTAGACGCCCAACTGATGGAAGATATGGCGAAAATCCAAACAGGCTTGGCAGCTACTATCAATTTCAAGTGATAATGAAACCAAGTCCAAAAAATATCCAAGAGTTATATTTAAAGAGTTTAGAAAGACTTGGTTTGGATCTTAAAAAGCATGATATTAGATTTGTTGAAGATAATTGGGAGAGTCCGACTCTTGGTGCGTGGGGCCTAGGCTGGGAAGTTTGGCTAGATGGTATGGAGGTAACTCAATTTACATATTTTCAGCAAGTTGGTGGAATACCATGCGAGTTAATCAGCGCTGAAGTAACATACGGAATTGAGAGATTGGCTATGTATCTACAAGATAAAGATAGTGTCTATGATATCATCTGGGATGAGCATAATGGCAATGTGATAACTTACGGCGATGTCCATAAGCAAGGTGAATTTGAATTTAGCAAATATAACTTTGAAATTGCTGATACTACTAAATTATTTGAGTGGTTTGAGTCTTATTCTAGTGAGTGTAAGGCGATTTTAGAGCATGGATTGGCACTTCCAGCATATGATTATTGTATGCTTGCGGCACATACTTTTAATGTGCTTGATGCTCGTGGGGCGATCAGTGTTACGCAAAGGCAAGATTATATCCTTAAGATTAGAGAGCTAGCTAAGGGGTGTGCTTTGGCTTATAAAGAGAGCTTAAAATAG
- a CDS encoding DUF3972 domain-containing protein has product MKTYLAIDEFCQLVHLKREVVDGMIERGALNTKIDNDIVYIEANEGTMSVVPTSSGEMVINSENHTLPGESFVEKTIGTILNLHEKVLDAKDETLDALRNENKFLKEALYSMQELYDEDRKTVETLTNQLKLAQEEVEFLKRKYKLMWNKAIENFNDNKGNL; this is encoded by the coding sequence ATGAAGACATATCTAGCTATTGATGAGTTTTGTCAGCTAGTTCATTTAAAGCGTGAAGTTGTAGATGGTATGATCGAAAGAGGCGCTTTGAATACAAAAATAGATAATGATATTGTCTATATCGAAGCCAATGAAGGCACCATGAGCGTAGTCCCAACAAGTAGTGGCGAGATGGTGATAAATAGCGAGAATCACACCTTGCCTGGCGAGAGCTTTGTAGAAAAAACCATCGGAACTATCTTAAATTTACACGAAAAAGTCTTAGATGCCAAAGATGAAACCCTAGATGCGCTTAGAAATGAAAATAAATTTCTAAAAGAGGCTCTATACTCTATGCAAGAGCTATATGATGAAGATAGAAAAACAGTAGAGACGCTTACTAATCAGCTTAAATTGGCTCAAGAAGAGGTTGAGTTTTTAAAGAGAAAATATAAGCTAATGTGGAATAAAGCAATAGAGAATTTTAATGACAATAAAGGAAATTTATGA
- the purE gene encoding 5-(carboxyamino)imidazole ribonucleotide mutase has translation MKFVSIIMGSKSDYEIISETAKILEEFDVKYEMIISSAHRSPTRTRTYVEEADAKGAAIFICAAGMAAHLAGAVAAYTIKPVIGVPMGGSALNGVDALYSTVQMPAGMPVATLAIGKAGAKNAAYLAIQILALSDENLAIKLREDREKQAKSLEADSKKIEVLLGGAK, from the coding sequence ATGAAATTTGTAAGCATTATAATGGGTAGTAAGAGCGATTATGAGATTATTAGCGAAACGGCTAAAATTTTAGAAGAATTTGATGTTAAATATGAGATGATTATTAGCTCAGCTCACAGAAGCCCAACTAGAACTCGCACATATGTAGAAGAAGCAGATGCCAAAGGGGCGGCTATATTTATATGTGCAGCTGGTATGGCGGCTCATCTAGCTGGAGCGGTGGCGGCTTATACTATCAAGCCAGTTATTGGTGTGCCGATGGGTGGATCTGCTCTTAATGGTGTAGATGCCTTATATTCTACTGTTCAAATGCCAGCTGGTATGCCAGTAGCAACTCTAGCAATTGGCAAAGCCGGAGCCAAAAATGCCGCTTATTTAGCAATACAAATTTTAGCCTTAAGTGATGAAAATTTAGCTATAAAACTAAGAGAAGATAGAGAGAAACAAGCAAAATCATTAGAAGCAGATTCTAAAAAGATCGAGGTTCTTCTAGGTGGTGCTAAATGA
- a CDS encoding peptidase U32 family protein, giving the protein MKKPELLSPAGNLTKLKIALAYGADAVYASVGNFSLRQRSAKEFDLESFEEGVRLAHENGAKFYATVNGFPYNTQLDNLKKHIKTISEFGVDAFIIATPGVMKLAKEIAPNIEIHLSTQANVMNYLDAQIYHDMGASRIVAAREMSLKDAVLIKEMVPSLELEIFCHGSMCFAYSGRCLVSAVQSGRLSNRGSCANDCRFNYELYAKSPENGALFRLEEDEHGTHIMNSKDLNLIKHIERIIKTQAIDSLKIEGRTKSEYYAACATKAYRMAIDDAISGNFRAEIYEAELNTLKNRGFSDGYLIHKPFERDDTQNHINSIEEGTHQVHAISIDGDSFKTKFKIDTKHEYEIFAPLNSDINIIENELGSIYKKDEKYYIKFKKLISLKGKEFDEIHSGNENEIKLPIKLPKFSFLRKEIVKGE; this is encoded by the coding sequence GTGAAAAAACCTGAACTTTTAAGCCCAGCTGGGAATTTAACTAAGCTTAAAATCGCTTTAGCTTATGGGGCTGATGCAGTATATGCGAGTGTGGGTAATTTCTCTTTGCGTCAAAGAAGTGCGAAGGAATTTGATCTTGAGAGTTTTGAAGAGGGCGTGAGATTAGCACACGAAAATGGTGCTAAATTTTATGCTACGGTCAATGGATTTCCATATAATACTCAACTTGATAATCTCAAAAAACATATCAAAACAATTAGCGAATTTGGCGTTGATGCCTTTATAATCGCTACGCCTGGGGTTATGAAACTTGCTAAAGAGATCGCTCCAAATATAGAGATACATCTATCTACTCAAGCTAATGTGATGAACTATCTAGATGCTCAAATTTACCATGATATGGGCGCTAGTAGGATTGTCGCAGCTCGTGAGATGAGCTTGAAGGATGCGGTGCTTATAAAAGAGATGGTGCCAAGCTTGGAATTAGAGATATTTTGTCATGGTTCAATGTGTTTTGCATACTCTGGTAGGTGTTTGGTTTCGGCTGTCCAAAGCGGTAGATTAAGCAATCGTGGAAGTTGTGCTAATGATTGTAGATTTAACTATGAATTATATGCTAAGAGTCCTGAAAATGGCGCTTTATTTCGTTTAGAAGAGGATGAGCATGGCACACATATAATGAATTCCAAAGATCTAAATTTAATTAAGCATATAGAGAGAATTATCAAAACTCAAGCTATAGATAGTTTGAAGATAGAAGGCCGTACTAAAAGTGAGTATTACGCAGCTTGCGCTACCAAGGCTTATAGAATGGCTATTGATGATGCTATATCTGGAAATTTTAGAGCTGAAATTTATGAAGCGGAGCTAAATACCTTGAAAAATAGAGGCTTTAGCGATGGTTATTTGATCCACAAGCCATTTGAGAGAGACGATACACAAAATCACATAAATAGCATAGAAGAAGGCACCCATCAAGTTCATGCTATTAGCATTGATGGTGATAGCTTTAAGACTAAATTTAAAATAGACACAAAGCACGAATACGAGATATTTGCCCCATTAAATTCAGATATAAATATCATTGAAAATGAGTTAGGTAGCATCTATAAAAAAGATGAAAAATACTATATTAAATTTAAAAAATTAATAAGCTTGAAAGGCAAGGAATTTGATGAAATTCATAGTGGAAATGAAAATGAGATTAAGCTTCCTATTAAATTGCCTAAATTTAGCTTTTTGCGTAAAGAGATTGTAAAAGGAGAGTAG
- a CDS encoding chemotaxis protein, whose translation MTQEELDALMADDLSDLGNSIDNIDNIGLDNEEADPKDDADSVIQDDGHIVTHDNYRVSSTSAWPPPPPTDDHKVVHQLDDVTKDSEKKATEMFDKLETINGFCADAEGITNDIKTDISKNIEIFENLHAKFPSVVAFSELLELNKGLNDKLDNVISSLQMGQDEVMMTMDMMQYQDIHRQKIERVINVMRALSKYMSSLFEGKIDDDKRVGSAIHIEGDTTTENVVSNADIEALINSLGQK comes from the coding sequence ATGACACAAGAGGAGTTAGATGCTTTAATGGCCGATGACTTGAGTGATTTAGGCAATAGCATTGATAATATAGATAATATCGGACTTGATAATGAAGAAGCAGATCCAAAAGATGATGCTGATAGCGTGATTCAAGATGATGGTCATATCGTTACACATGATAATTATAGGGTAAGCTCTACAAGCGCTTGGCCACCACCACCACCAACAGATGACCATAAAGTCGTCCATCAGCTTGATGATGTTACTAAAGATTCGGAGAAAAAAGCCACTGAGATGTTTGATAAACTTGAAACTATCAATGGATTTTGTGCTGATGCTGAGGGCATCACAAACGATATCAAAACAGATATATCAAAAAATATAGAAATATTTGAGAATTTACACGCTAAATTCCCTAGCGTAGTGGCATTTTCTGAGCTTTTGGAGTTAAATAAAGGCTTAAATGATAAGCTAGATAATGTTATAAGTAGCCTTCAAATGGGCCAAGATGAAGTTATGATGACAATGGATATGATGCAATATCAAGATATCCACCGCCAAAAAATCGAGAGAGTTATAAATGTAATGCGTGCTTTGAGCAAGTATATGAGTAGCTTATTTGAGGGTAAAATTGATGATGATAAGCGTGTTGGATCTGCTATACATATTGAAGGCGATACCACTACTGAAAATGTTGTAAGTAATGCTGATATCGAAGCTTTAATCAACTCATTGGGTCAAAAGTGA
- a CDS encoding histidinol-phosphatase: MIVDLHNHTPLCNHATGTPIDYARAAFNQGCKYYGFSDHAPMDFDQKYRMSFKDMDDYKESIEMLKAEFKGKMEILFGYEVDYLPGFIDDRVMSSKVDYFIGSVHFLNGWGFDNPEFIGEYKNRDIDQIYIDYFEAITDMARYGKFDIVGHIDLIKVFNYKPKKDIKIIASKALKEIKKSGMSVELNSAGLRKPVGEIYPGDEILEMMAQMGIDITLSSDAHSVEQVGLNMDKTIQKAKKFGYNEVVIYQNRDKKMIKI, encoded by the coding sequence ATGATTGTAGATCTACACAACCACACACCGCTGTGCAATCACGCTACTGGGACACCTATTGATTATGCTAGAGCTGCTTTTAATCAAGGGTGTAAATATTATGGATTTAGCGATCACGCTCCGATGGATTTTGACCAAAAATATAGAATGAGCTTTAAAGATATGGATGACTATAAGGAGTCAATTGAGATGCTTAAGGCTGAATTTAAGGGCAAAATGGAGATATTATTTGGCTATGAGGTGGATTATTTACCTGGCTTTATAGATGATAGAGTGATGAGTTCTAAGGTTGATTATTTCATTGGTTCGGTTCATTTTTTAAATGGTTGGGGCTTTGATAATCCTGAGTTTATAGGCGAATATAAAAATAGAGATATTGATCAAATTTATATAGACTATTTTGAGGCCATAACAGATATGGCAAGATATGGTAAATTCGATATTGTTGGCCATATAGATCTAATCAAAGTTTTTAATTACAAACCAAAAAAAGATATCAAAATCATTGCTAGCAAAGCTTTAAAAGAGATTAAAAAAAGCGGTATGAGCGTTGAGTTAAATAGCGCTGGACTTCGCAAGCCAGTAGGCGAAATTTACCCCGGAGATGAGATATTAGAGATGATGGCTCAAATGGGGATTGATATCACTCTTTCAAGCGATGCGCACTCTGTAGAGCAAGTTGGTTTAAATATGGATAAAACTATACAAAAAGCTAAAAAATTTGGCTATAACGAGGTTGTGATATATCAAAATCGTGATAAAAAGATGATAAAAATTTAA
- the glnA gene encoding type I glutamate--ammonia ligase produces MGRFVNSVDEFFEYCDENEVKFVDFRFTDLKGTWHHVSYNIKAINKDSFNGIPFDGSSIDAWQPIHKSDMMLIPDVETAFLDPFTADTTIIVICDVYDIYKNDLYEKCPRSIAKKAMQHLKESGIGDVAYFGPENEFFVFDNVRIIDKQNCAMYEVDTEEGEWNDAKDYKDGYNSGHRPRAQGGYYPVQPIDSMVDLRAEMVNVLEQVGLETFVVHHEVAQGQGEIGVKFGTLVEAADNVQIYKYIVKMVAHLNGKTATFMPKPLYGDNGSGMHVHQSIWKDGKNLFYKAGTYANLSDMARWYIGGVLKHARSVAAFTNPSTNSYKRLIPGFEAPSILTYSCQNRSASCRIPYGSGEKSVRAEFRFPDSTACPYLAFAAMLMAGLDGIKNKIEPVGPMDEDLFELTLDEIRERGIEQLPHTLRGSLEAVIRDNKYLSAIMTEHFIETYQHYKFETQVWPYEQRPTPFEFKTVYSC; encoded by the coding sequence ATGGGTAGATTTGTTAATAGCGTTGATGAATTTTTTGAATATTGTGATGAAAATGAAGTTAAATTTGTAGATTTTCGCTTTACTGATCTCAAAGGAACATGGCACCATGTATCATATAATATAAAAGCAATTAATAAAGATTCTTTTAATGGAATTCCATTTGATGGTAGCTCAATTGATGCGTGGCAGCCTATACATAAATCAGATATGATGCTTATACCTGATGTTGAGACTGCATTTTTAGATCCATTTACCGCTGATACAACTATTATTGTAATATGCGATGTTTATGATATTTATAAAAATGATCTATATGAGAAGTGCCCTCGCTCAATTGCTAAAAAAGCTATGCAACACTTAAAAGAGAGCGGAATCGGTGATGTAGCGTATTTCGGGCCTGAAAATGAGTTTTTTGTCTTTGATAATGTCAGAATTATAGACAAACAAAACTGCGCAATGTATGAAGTAGATACCGAAGAAGGCGAATGGAATGATGCTAAAGACTATAAAGATGGTTATAATAGCGGCCATCGCCCAAGAGCGCAAGGTGGATACTATCCAGTTCAGCCAATTGACTCAATGGTGGATTTAAGGGCTGAAATGGTAAATGTATTGGAGCAAGTTGGTCTTGAAACCTTTGTTGTTCATCATGAAGTCGCTCAAGGCCAAGGCGAAATCGGTGTGAAATTTGGAACATTAGTAGAAGCTGCTGATAATGTACAAATTTATAAATATATAGTCAAAATGGTAGCTCATTTAAATGGCAAAACGGCTACATTTATGCCAAAACCTCTATATGGCGATAATGGTAGTGGTATGCATGTCCATCAAAGTATATGGAAAGATGGCAAAAATCTATTCTATAAAGCTGGAACATACGCAAATTTAAGCGATATGGCTAGATGGTATATAGGTGGCGTGCTAAAACACGCTAGAAGCGTTGCTGCATTTACCAATCCAAGCACAAATAGTTACAAAAGATTAATTCCTGGCTTTGAAGCACCAAGCATTCTTACATACTCTTGCCAAAATAGAAGTGCTAGTTGTAGAATTCCTTATGGCTCTGGTGAAAAGAGTGTAAGAGCTGAGTTTAGATTTCCTGATAGCACCGCTTGTCCATATCTAGCATTTGCTGCGATGCTAATGGCAGGACTTGATGGTATCAAAAACAAAATTGAGCCAGTAGGGCCAATGGATGAAGATCTGTTTGAGCTTACTTTAGATGAGATTAGAGAGCGTGGAATTGAGCAATTGCCGCATACTTTAAGGGGAAGCTTAGAAGCTGTAATCCGTGATAATAAATATCTAAGTGCGATTATGACAGAGCACTTCATTGAAACTTACCAACACTATAAATTCGAAACTCAAGTATGGCCATATGAGCAACGCCCTACTCCATTTGAGTTTAAAACAGTATATTCATGCTAA